Proteins encoded by one window of Haematobia irritans isolate KBUSLIRL chromosome 2, ASM5000362v1, whole genome shotgun sequence:
- the LOC142224123 gene encoding mitochondrial import inner membrane translocase subunit Tim21, with product MLQIFQGARLRILQCHKTHMRTLTQSPVLYQVRDSKRSGGLQVRSEKDGGPSQVGMPLGEKIKENTKTASYTAIIMCGIGVTAVMFWAIFRELFSSTSPNNIYSEALKRVTEDYRVQDAIGAPIKGYGEESRRGRRQHVAHMAFERNGVPHIRMKFYVQGLRNKATVHLETREDKSGKMEYRYLFVQLDHYPNTTIILEDNRASEPLASSSSQFSNGNQSALSGSSLSFASFDGKK from the exons ATGTTGCAAATATTTCAAGGGGCCAGACTGAGAATACTTCAGTGCCACAAAACCCATATGCGCACATTAACACAAAGTCCTGTGCTATACCAAGTACGGGACTCAAAGAGATCTGGAGGCTTACAGGTGCGCTCAGAAAAGGATGGTGGTCCATCACAAGTTGGTATGCCATTGGGTGAGAAAATTAAGGAAAACACCAAGACTGCCAGTTATACTGCAATTATaatgtgcggtattggtgtgacGGCTGTAATGTTCTGGGCAATCTTCCGGGAATTGTTCTCTAGTACGAGTCCAAATAATATATATTCGGAAGCCCTAAAGCGGGTAACTGAG gATTACCGAGTTCAAGATGCAATTGGAGCACCTATTAAAGGTTATGGCGAAGAATCCAGGCGTGGCAGACGTCAACATGTTGCCCATATGGCCTTTGAAAGGAATGGTGTTCCACATATACGCATGAAATTCTATGTTCAAGGATTAAGAAACAAAGCTACAGTACACTTAGAAACCAGAGAG gACAAATCTGGTAAAATGGAGTATCGTTATTTATTCGTTCAACTGGATCACTATCCAAATACAACGATTATACTTGAAGACAATCGTGCCTCGGAACCTTTGGCATCTTCATCATCACAGTTCTCCAATGGAAACCAGTCTGCATTAAGTGGTTCTAGTCTATCTTTTGCTTCTTTTGatggtaaaaaataa
- the LOC142224122 gene encoding uncharacterized protein LOC142224122 isoform X2: MVEQACRIAWKSLCDSRRYYRRKVGSKSDDNNLRDCDYSSDDSFAKPPPFEEEMKFLDYVEKTNLLSNKLSNPEMEEINQNGCMSPYSYINESINSTSQQTNCLNELIFDMVEVEDYKETKYDPNQSDHNPMTAEKREKTSQQYERSTIHITKRRRIEETDNGAFLIHLDSILNKLPLNLSEGLQAKMMTMAYQELARHRSS; this comes from the exons ATGGTAG AACAGGCATGCCGAATAGCTTGGAAAAGTTTATGTGATAGTAGACGCTACTATAGAAGGAAAGTAGGCAGTAAATCCGACGACAATAATCTACGCGACTGCGATTATTCTTCTGACGATTCTTTTGCTAAGCCTCCTCCGTTTGAAGAGGAAATGAAGTTTCTAGATTATGTAGAAAAAAC AAATCTATTATCAAATAAATTATCAAATCCTGAGATGGAGGAAATTAATCAAAATGGATGTATGTCACCATATTCATAT atAAATGAAAGTATAAACTCCACATCACAACAGACAAATTGCTTAAATGAACTAATATTCGATATGGTGGAAGTGGAAGATTACAAAGAGACTAAATATGATCCCAACCAATCGGACCATAATCCTATGACGGCAGAGAAGAG agaaaAAACCTCCCAGCAATAT GAACGAAGTACAATTCACATTACAAAACGAAGAAGAATCGAAGAAACAGATAATGGagcatttttaattcatttggaTTCCATACTTAATAAATTACCCCTAAATTTGTCCGAAGGTTTGCAAGCTAAAATGATGACAATGGCATATCAAGAACTTGCTAGACACAGGAGTTCATAG
- the LOC142224124 gene encoding uncharacterized protein LOC142224124: protein MIEVKPEETEPSPEDKKENDIEPTPEEKTVNETEPTPENIVSESKANEEPEDQTKQNIEDELNTLNPLNEPDCQTETEAKGKNRRYWTPKEEDKFFLIWGRDNWRLTKHGKNTIFFAKWSEEMKTRFDIDVKPEEVQCKVNQTRAKYRQVKRLVETNGTAITWKKYDLVEKILKNQYRSKDDEPVPQEALENNRDLSPTELLNNPGAPASPTNVSNSEQSITLNQSTGDHQLAEDVSLSEQNLTANILHNNSQSNNSFSTELFGLDQMEIKQEFEAELKREGFSEFAPIVPNEHGNSGETVAPVLDNQLGLIQNVVTQQPQEETQNTVPNSQVPSDIINNINQWENPQHIIGLNSDIAQQMNQNHMPLMAITNNNGPESMAVAEVNHVNNNHVETKVSPPRRRSSTTTTPRKRNRTPSGAGNAKRPPPPPASTTVATTASKTTAKAATKAPLTQDSLETMYLEEMKKKNVILVEQGEISRKRLRLEERKVKLMEDFFPKFLKIQQDILQKLDNVTNITTPEAINIRIEE from the exons ATGATAGAAGTAAAACCCGAAGAAACTGAACCATCACCGGAAGACAAGAAGGAAAACGATATAGAACCCACGCCAGAGGAGAAAACTGTTAATGAAACGGAGCCGACgccagaaaatattgtttcagaATCAAAAGCCAATGAAGAGCCGGAAGACcaaaccaaacaaaatattgaagaCGAATTAAATACATTGAATCCCCTCAATGAACCAGACTGTCAAACAGAAACCGAAGCAAAGGGTAAAAATCGTCGCTATTGGACGCCCAAAGAAGAAGATAAGTTTTTTCTAATATGGGGTAGAGACAATTGGCGTCTCACCAAACATGGCAAAAATACCATCTTTTTTGCCAAATGGTCCGAGGAGATGAAGACAAGGTTCGATATTGATGTTAAGCCGGAGGAAGTACAATGCAAAGTAAATCAAACTAGGGCAAAATATAG GCAAGTGAAAAGATTAGTGGAAACGAACGGCACTGCCATAACATGGAAGAAATACGATTTagtggagaaaattttaaaaaatcaatatcGTTCCAAAGATGACGAACCCGTGCCGCAAGAGGCCTTAGAGAACAATCGCGATTTGTCTCCAACAGAGTTATTGAATAACCCCGGGGCACCAGCGTCACCAACAAACGTATCAAACTCAGAGCAAAGTATTACTTTGAATCAGTCAACAGGAGATCATCAACTCGCCGAAGAT gttTCATTATCGGAGCAGAATTTAACCGCAAATATTTTACATAATAACTCGCAATCAAATAATAGTTTCAGTACAGAACTATTTGGACTTGATCAAATGGAAATTAAACAAGAATTCGAGGCTGAGTTGAAAAGAGAAGGATTTTCTGAATTTGCGCCCATTGTTCCTAACGAGCATGGGAACTCTGGAGAAACGGTGGCGCCCGTTTTAGACAACCAATTGGGCTTAATTCAAAATGTTGTAACACAACAACCACAAGAGGAAACACAAAATACCGTTCCAAATTCTCAAGTTCCTTCAGACATCATCAATAACATTAACCAATGGGAAAACCCTCAACATATTATTGGTTTAAATAGTGACATAGCTCAGCAAATGAACCAGAATCATATGCCTCTTATGGCAATTACAAACAATAATGGACCAGAAAGTATGGCCGTAGCTGAAGTAAATCATGTTAATAATAATCATGTTGAAACAAAGGTATCACCACCTCGACGTCGCTCTTCGACAACAACTACACCACGCAAACGCAATCGTACACCATCGGGGGCTGGTAATGCTAAAAGGCCTCCTCCTCCTCCAGCTTCAACTACAGTTGCAACCACTGCCTCGAAAACTACGGCAAAAGCAGCTACTAAAGCACCACTTACCCAGGATTCTTTGGAAACAATGTATTTGGAGGAAATGAAGAAAAAGAATGTTATACTTGTAGAGCAAGGAGAAATAAGTCGAAAACGATTACGTCTGGAAGAGAGAAAGGTAAAACTAATGGAAGATTTTTTCcccaagtttttaaaaattcaacagGATATATTGCAAAAGTTGGATAATGTAACGAACATTACAACACCCGAAGCCATTAATATTAGAATAGAAGAGTAA
- the LOC142224122 gene encoding uncharacterized protein LOC142224122 isoform X1 has product MNIDEQACRIAWKSLCDSRRYYRRKVGSKSDDNNLRDCDYSSDDSFAKPPPFEEEMKFLDYVEKTNLLSNKLSNPEMEEINQNGCMSPYSYINESINSTSQQTNCLNELIFDMVEVEDYKETKYDPNQSDHNPMTAEKREKTSQQYERSTIHITKRRRIEETDNGAFLIHLDSILNKLPLNLSEGLQAKMMTMAYQELARHRSS; this is encoded by the exons ATGAATATTGATG AACAGGCATGCCGAATAGCTTGGAAAAGTTTATGTGATAGTAGACGCTACTATAGAAGGAAAGTAGGCAGTAAATCCGACGACAATAATCTACGCGACTGCGATTATTCTTCTGACGATTCTTTTGCTAAGCCTCCTCCGTTTGAAGAGGAAATGAAGTTTCTAGATTATGTAGAAAAAAC AAATCTATTATCAAATAAATTATCAAATCCTGAGATGGAGGAAATTAATCAAAATGGATGTATGTCACCATATTCATAT atAAATGAAAGTATAAACTCCACATCACAACAGACAAATTGCTTAAATGAACTAATATTCGATATGGTGGAAGTGGAAGATTACAAAGAGACTAAATATGATCCCAACCAATCGGACCATAATCCTATGACGGCAGAGAAGAG agaaaAAACCTCCCAGCAATAT GAACGAAGTACAATTCACATTACAAAACGAAGAAGAATCGAAGAAACAGATAATGGagcatttttaattcatttggaTTCCATACTTAATAAATTACCCCTAAATTTGTCCGAAGGTTTGCAAGCTAAAATGATGACAATGGCATATCAAGAACTTGCTAGACACAGGAGTTCATAG
- the LOC142224122 gene encoding uncharacterized protein LOC142224122 isoform X3, which produces MACRIAWKSLCDSRRYYRRKVGSKSDDNNLRDCDYSSDDSFAKPPPFEEEMKFLDYVEKTNLLSNKLSNPEMEEINQNGCMSPYSYINESINSTSQQTNCLNELIFDMVEVEDYKETKYDPNQSDHNPMTAEKREKTSQQYERSTIHITKRRRIEETDNGAFLIHLDSILNKLPLNLSEGLQAKMMTMAYQELARHRSS; this is translated from the exons ATG GCATGCCGAATAGCTTGGAAAAGTTTATGTGATAGTAGACGCTACTATAGAAGGAAAGTAGGCAGTAAATCCGACGACAATAATCTACGCGACTGCGATTATTCTTCTGACGATTCTTTTGCTAAGCCTCCTCCGTTTGAAGAGGAAATGAAGTTTCTAGATTATGTAGAAAAAAC AAATCTATTATCAAATAAATTATCAAATCCTGAGATGGAGGAAATTAATCAAAATGGATGTATGTCACCATATTCATAT atAAATGAAAGTATAAACTCCACATCACAACAGACAAATTGCTTAAATGAACTAATATTCGATATGGTGGAAGTGGAAGATTACAAAGAGACTAAATATGATCCCAACCAATCGGACCATAATCCTATGACGGCAGAGAAGAG agaaaAAACCTCCCAGCAATAT GAACGAAGTACAATTCACATTACAAAACGAAGAAGAATCGAAGAAACAGATAATGGagcatttttaattcatttggaTTCCATACTTAATAAATTACCCCTAAATTTGTCCGAAGGTTTGCAAGCTAAAATGATGACAATGGCATATCAAGAACTTGCTAGACACAGGAGTTCATAG
- the LOC142224127 gene encoding uncharacterized protein LOC142224127, which produces MEGVLPNGEPKKIVLTQPTPECVQTQPEPSTSRFSVEVLGQSNRVYIPPSRRRPLTENSKDEEEEHVTNHKKQRYWNSFEEMYIVELWRRFRDEVTEFNKPLPVHRKIMVAMRQKEMMVTGQDCRRKLNTLNNRYKAELESQRLTGIKPQWRLFPLIHCVKSPKIKQFDPWHEPIVIRRLLEKIPKPPEVKIHPKPLTVPSPARPPLVTSKTHTNRPGNAPTTVPVTTTTTTTNPSTPLLSYIPPMQTAVSGMATLVGMDNCMSAVNNEEELQSRKEPLVIGHITLKRLEQLQFENLRLSKERDEALRALKTDERNLRLFEALLKAVVNPSENNKGGVAKRKYVRRNMEKNVK; this is translated from the exons ATGGAGGGGGTTCTTCCAAATGGTGAACCGAAGAAAATTGTATTGACACAACCAACACCTGAATGTGTACAAACGCAACCGGAGCCAAGCACATCTCGCTTTTCCGTGGAAGTTCTAGGACAAAGCAATCGTGTATATATTCCTCCATCGAGACGGCGACCTTTGACGGAAAACAGTAAGGACGAGGAAGAGGAGCATGTTACCAATCACAAGAAACAGAGATATTGGAATTCTTTTGAGGAAATGTATATTGTGGAGCTTTGGCGACGTTTCCGCGATGAAGTGACCGAGTTCAATAAGCCATTACCAGTTCATCGAAAAATAATGGTTGCAATGCGTCAAAAAGAAATGATGGTGACAGGACAGGACTGCCGGCGCAAACTAAACACGCTTAATAATAGATACAA aGCTGAACTTGAGAGCCAGAGGTTAACAGGCATTAAGCCACAATGGAGATTGTTCCCACTAATACATTGCGTAAAGTCgcctaaaataaaacaatttgatCCTTGGCATGAACCAATT gtTATACGTAGACTTCTGGAAAAGATTCCAAAACCACCAGAAGTgaaaatccatccaaagcctTTAACAGTTCCATCACCAGCACGGCCACCCTTAGTGACATCTAAAACTCACACAAACAGACCTGGAAATGCACCCACCACTGTTCCAGtgacaacaacaacgacaacaaccaATCCTTCTACTCCCTTGTTGAGTTATATACCACCTATGCAAACGGCTGTGAGTGGTATGGCCACTTTAGTTGGAATGGACAATTGTATGTCTGCTGTTAACAACGAGGAAGAATTACAATCCCGAAAAGAACCTCTGGTTATAGGCCATATAACTCTAAAAAGATTGGAACAAttgcaatttgaaaatttacgaTTATCAAAGGAACGCGATGAAGCCTTAAGAGCATTAAAAACGGATGAACGTAATTTAAGATTATTTGAAGCCCTGCTAAAAGCTGTAGTAAATCCATCGGAAAATAACAAAGGTGGAGTCGCTAAGCGGAAATATGTGAGGCGAAATATGGAAAAGAATGTGAAATGA